AGAGAAAGAATGGAACCCAGAAGAGGTCGAACTTAAGTCTGAAAAAGACCAAATCAAATTTGACGACTTTGACAAGGTTGAAATCCGTGTCGCTGAAGTTAAAGAAGTGGAAAAAGTCGAAGGTTCAGACAAATTGCTTCGCTTCCGTCTTGACGCTGGCGACGGAGAAGACCGCCAAATCCTCTCAGGCATCGCTAAATTCTATCCAGATGAACAAGAATTGGTCGGTAAGAAACTTCAAGTCGTGGCTAATCTCAAACCACGTAAGATGATGAAAAAATATGTCAGCCAAGGTATGATTCTTTCCGCAGAACATGACGGCAAACTCACTGTCTTGACAGTAGATTCATCTGTTCCAAACGGAAGTGTGATTGGGTAATTAGGAGGAAAGCTTATGCAATTTGATGCAAAAACAATTGAGGTTAGAGGATTGTTATCGAGTGGGCATAAATATGTTATTCCAAGATATCAAAGGGAGTATTCATGGGAAAAAAAACAACATGATGATTTTTTCAATGACATAGTAAATCAAGTGGACTTTGAGAATAAAGCAAATCCAACTAGTGATTACTTTTTTGGAACAACAATTTTGATAGGAGATATGTCGAAAAGTGGGGAACCTATTGAGATTGTAGATGGCCAGCAAAGACTTACAACTTTTACAATTTTTCTTTCAGTTTTATCGGATATTCTGCTTACGCGTAATCGTAAATTATCTGATAACCTATGGAAGTACATTATTGCTGAGGACGATGATGGCAATGAATTTGTTGTTTTATCCAATGAAACAGCGGGTAGCTATTTTGCAGATAAAATTCAAAAAAGATTGCTAAATCATCCAGAGGATTCATTAGAAGAATACTATGAAAATTTTGTAAGAGTTTCTGAGTTTGATCGAATTGTAGAAAATTTAACTGATGAACAAAAGAAAATTCGAGATGCATATGACTATTTTTATAACAAACTAAGCGAAGACAGTCTAGAAGAATACATAATAAGATATTCAATTGAGTATGAAGAGATATTAAAAATTCTAAGAGATCAATTATTGAAAAGTCAAATAATATATATTTGTTCTACAGAGGAAGAATCTGTTAATGTTATCTTTGAAAATATAAATTCAAAAGGTAAAAACTTAAGTACATTAGATATGATTAAGAATGAGATCTTTGCAGTTGAAGATACTATAGTACCAAAGGATGATGCTAAGGAAATATGGAGTAATATTACAAAAAATATTTCGTCAATAAGAACTAGTATTTCTAAAGAAAGATTTTTCAGATATTTCTGGATATCTAGATATGGAAAAAGTTCTGAAAAAGATCTCTATCAAAACTTTAAACATAATATTAATAAAAGTGAATACCTTGATTTTTTGAGGAGACTAGAGAAATCTTCGAAATGTTATTCTGAGATCTTTGGTGAAAATAAAGAATTCTTTATTAATAAAAAATGGAGCACAGGAGACATTGATAAGCTTTTCTATTCAATAAATGCTTTAACTCAATATTTTTCAATACAACAAACTCAGTTAATTATCCTAGCTTTATATGAGAATTATAAAGAGGGGCGTATAACAACAAAATATTTTAAAGAAATCTTGTATACTTTAGAAGGATTTCATTATATTTATAATGCGGTTACTAGAAGTCCTAATAATAAACTAGAGAGTAGATATGCAAATATGGCTCGTAGTATCTTTTCAATTTCAAAGGGTGATCTCCAAAAGAGTTCAAAACAGTTTAAAAAAGAGTTAGTTGGATTGTTACCAGGTAAAGAAGCTTTCATCTCAGATTTTCTGAAGATTTCTTATAGAAAAAAAGTGAAATCTCAAAAAGGAGTTAAAGAAAATACTATTGCTAAGTACACAGTACGAAAATATGAAGAGATACTTCAAGCAAATAATTCAAGTTTATATGGTTATTCAGTTGAACATATCATACCAGAGAGTGATGAAAGTACTCTAAATATAGGTAATCTTGTATTACTTGAAGAAACGTTAAATCGGGAGGCGGAATCTCAGGATTTGAATTTTAAATATACCATTTATAAAAAAAGTAGCTATCATTCAATCGCTTCTTTCTTAAATAAATATGTAAGTAATGGTGATATTTCATTTACAAATAGAGATTTTAGAGAAAGAGGAATTGATATAGCTGAATCTATATATCAGTATATCGTTTCTGAATTGTCTGATGATTGAGTGACTACTGAAAACTTCATTCTACTAACGTTTTTTATATAAAAAGTCTAGGTCAATCATAGCCAGGTGGTTTGAGCGGGACTATAAGCACATAATACCAGCCAGCGCCTAAAGACGCTGGCTTTCATTTTGTTCAAGCCTTATTGCTTTTGACTCGTCACAAGCCTCTCAAAGAGGCATTCGCATTACTTACCATTATCCCTAAAGGGATTTTCATATTCTTTAACGATTAATTTATCCAAAGCAATATCATGCTTTTCTTGTTCCTAAATATATTTCTTAATCGTGGCTTCATTAAGTCCTACTGTACTTACATAATAACTCTCTGTCCAAAAATGCCTGTTCCCCAATTTATATTTTAAATTGGCGTGTTTATCAAACATCATTAATGCACTTTTACCCTTTAAATATCCCATAAAACTAGCTACACTCATTCGTGGTGGAATACTTACTAACATATGGACATGATCTGGCATTAAGTGGCCTTCTATTATTTCAACACCTTTATATTCGCATAATTTATGAAAAACATCTCCCAGACTACTCCTATATAGATTATTTTTCGTCTATACTGAAGTGTAAATACAATGTGGTACATACGCATCCATTTTGCTTGTGATAAACTGTTAGCTTTTTGCACCATAGTCTTAACTCCTTTCATTTTACAATATAGGCGTTCAAGCCAATTGTAAAATGAAAGGAGTTTGTTTTCTTATACACTATATTTCAATAAATGCTTAATGCGTTCTACACTTTCATCAGGACCATAAGCATTTGGGTATCGGTCTAGCTTACTAATAGCATCAAGGTCTGCTTGGTCTAGGTGGAAGTCAAAGCTATCAAAGTTTTCCTTCATTCGTTCGATATGGGTACTTTTAGGTATGGTCAGAATGCCTTGTTGGGTTTGCCATCTGAGGATGACCTGAGCGACTGTCTTGCCATGTTTTTCAGCGATAGCAGTCAGAGTTGAGTCCTGAAAAATACCATCCTCACCTCTGTGAAAAGGAGCCCAGGCTTGCGTTAGGGTACCAAATTCCTTATCAGCTTTCTGGATAAGTTTGTGTTGTTTATAGGGGTGCAACTCGATTTGATTGACCGCTGGAATAACAGGTGTTTGCAAGGCAAAATCTGCCAAACGCCCTGTTGAGAAGTTAGAAACCCCAATGGCTCTAATAAGTCCTTCATGCTGAAGCTCAATCATAGCACGCCAAGCACCATGTAAGTCGCCAAAAGGTTGATGAATTAAATATAAATCAAGATAGTCAGTATCTAGTTTGCGAAGTGTCTCTTTTAGGGCTAATTTGGTATCTTCGTAGCCAAGCTGGCTAATCCAAGCTTTACTAGTCAAGAAAATATCCTCTCGAGGGATACCAGATGCCTTAATAGCACGTCCCACGGCTTCCTCATTTCGATAAAGACTAGCAGTATCAATTAATCGATAGCCTACAGAAAGAGCGTCTTCAACGGCTTTTTGACATTCCTTTTGATCGAAAATTTGCCAGACACCAAAACCAAGCACGGGTATTTTGATGCCATTGTTAAGTGTTTGAAATTCCATTTTATTCTCCTTAGTGGTGGGGTAGTAAGCTATCCTGAATTTCCTCGATAAATGCTTGAATAATTGCGGATTGTTTCTGTTTATTATTTGTCACAAACCCCAAGGTGTGCTTTGGACTGTTCTTCAGTGGAAGTAAAACAATTTGGTCCTTAATGAAACTATTAACAATACCGAGGCCAGAAGCGTAACTATCTGAGGCACAGAGCAAATTCATGACACTGCCTCGGTCATTACTGTAAATTACTTGTTGGTCAGGCAGAACCTCGAGAGGATCTTCGTCAAAATGAATTCCAGAGCTTTCTTGACGAAAGCGAACCTGTGGGTATCCCTCTAAATCTTTGAGATTGAGGGATTTTTTGTGAGCTAGGGGATGTTGGCGACCTAGGAAAATCTTGGTTTCAAACTCTCCAAGTGGGGTAAAAGTTAAATCCATGTGTTGGAAACTGCGTTCTAGGATATGGTCGTTATCTTCATCTAGATAAATAATCCCCAGGTCACTTTCGAAGCTTTCAACGCTTTTGAGAATCTTCCTAGTTGTTGTTTCAATCAGTTGAAATTCTTGATAATCACTACGAAAACGTTGGGCAATGTGAGCCATGGGAAGTGACAAGAAATCGTAGTGGTGACTGGCAACAGTGAATGATTTCTTAAAGGATTTGCGATAGCGTCCTTCTAGTAGATCTAGCTCTCCAAGAATACGTTTGGCGTATTTGAGAAAATCATGACCGTCATCAGTTAGTTTAGCTCCTGTATTGGAACGTTCAAAGAGTTGGACTCCAAGTTCTTCCTCTAAATCACGGATGGATGCTGAGAGATTAGGTTGAGTCAAAAAGAGTTTTTTAGCAGCCTTACTAAAAGACCCTGTTTCAGCGATAGTCTGAACATAGCGACATTGTTGAAAATTCATAAGCATCCCCTTTAAAAAATGTGATTGTAGGTCATATTATAACAAAATGAGAAGTCTAAAATCAGCAAAATTCTGATAGGAATAGATGAAGACCTGATATGAAATTTCTATGATTAAATCGTTTTAGGAGTAATAATGGAAATTGAGATAAGTTGTAAGAATGCGGTGCTGATAAATGAAAAACTGCATCCCCTGGTTAGACACCAAAAATCTAACTTGTGGGATGCAGTTTGAAATATTAGTCATTAAGATATCTAATGGCTTTCAATTTTTTAGGACGAATAAGGAAGAGTCCTAGGGCAATTAAAGGTAGCCAGAAAATGAAATGCCAGATACTTGTAGCTGGTGCAGCCTGTGTTGATTGCGAGAGAAGGACACTGGCAAAATCAACCAAACAGTGCAGAATAATAGTCCACCAGAGGCTACCAGTACGTAGGTAAATAGCAGCAAAGAATATTCCTATAGCTGTCGCATAATAAACCTGGAACAAGGTAGCGTTCAAGGGCTGGTGAGTGAGGTTTCCAAGATGGGCTAGTCCAAAAATTATGGCAGATAAGAAAACGACTCCTAAAACCTGTTTTGAAGATCTAATACCATCTTGGAAGGCGAGTTTAAGGAAAAGTCCACGAAAAAAATATTCCTCAAAAAAACCGGCTCCTAAGGCAATAACCAAGGCAGTTCCTATCATGTGAGGTGCTTTACTGATCCCAAGAGCAACCGCAGAAACATAGAAGAAATCTGCCAAAAGAAGAAACCAACAAACCCCTAAGGTTTCAGACCAACTTATCTTTTTAGTCGATTTGATCTTTAATCCAAGGCGTCTCTGTACGAGGAAATAGTATAGACACATAAGGCCAAGTGTTTTAATGAGATAAGCTATATTCTCAGGCAAAGGCTTAAGAAGCAAACGAAGTACAAGGTTTGCAAAAACAATACTAATTCCCAAAAGAATCAGTGCTTTAATTTCTTTTTTTGTCATTGAAAAGTCCCCCAACTTTCTTAACATTTTTTTCAAGCATACGACGAAAAATGCTTAAAGTCAAGGTCTTGAAGGTGTTTTTTTTTTGTGTTTTTAGTAATGAAGAGGTCACTTCATGATAATCCGAATATAGTAGAAAACATATGCTATCTTAGAAACAGTCCTTTATGAGAAAAAAATGAACGGCTGTAAGAAAGTAATAAGTGAAAACTCTGTGAATCCCTTACGAATTACAATTTATTGTAAAGAAATGGTTGAATTATAACAAAAGTGTGTCAAATTTTAAAAATATGTAGCAAATATATAATATTTTTTTCAGAAAACTATTGCCAAATTTTGAAAATCACGGTAGTATATTAAACGGTGAAGAAAATAGGTTAATAAAATGTTAACCAAGAAGGAGAAAGTGTAAATGAAAGTCAATCCATTTAAAACAACATTGTATTCAAGCGTATTGCTTGCAGGACTCGCGGCTACAAGCGTAGCAGCTGCGGATGAAGCTAAAGATGTAACAGCAACTACTGATACTGATGCAACCGTATCAAATACGACTGCAGAATCAAGTGCTAATCTTGTTAAAACAACAGGTGATGCAGCGGTTGTCACTACAGTACCTGGAACAGAAGAAAAAACTACTACTGAAACAGATACTACTGTAAAAACAACAACTAAAGCTATTGCTGAAGTTTCAAATCCTGACTTCAATAACGCTGTTGAAGCTGCAACAACGACTGCAGCAGCATCAAAAGATTCTGCTGATGTTAAAGCTGTTCAAGATCAAGCAGCTAAAGATGCTCAAGAAGCTTCAAATACAGTTGTTTCTGAAAATAAATTGACACGTGAAGAAGCTGACGCAGCTCTTACATCTGCTAAAGCAAATGTTGTTGCTACAGGGGGATTCACTGCTACAGAAGAAGCAGGTGTTAAACACACTAGCGTAGAAGCTGCTAATAATGACAATAAAGTTCAAACAACAGCTTTGACAACTGCAGTTTCAGAATATAAACAAAAACTTGCAGATTACAAGACACAATTGGATAAATATTACCAAGATGTTCTTGCTTATGCTGCTTGGGAAAAAGCTTATAAAGAATATACTGGTGGAACAACA
The DNA window shown above is from Streptococcus salivarius and carries:
- a CDS encoding DUF262 domain-containing protein gives rise to the protein MQFDAKTIEVRGLLSSGHKYVIPRYQREYSWEKKQHDDFFNDIVNQVDFENKANPTSDYFFGTTILIGDMSKSGEPIEIVDGQQRLTTFTIFLSVLSDILLTRNRKLSDNLWKYIIAEDDDGNEFVVLSNETAGSYFADKIQKRLLNHPEDSLEEYYENFVRVSEFDRIVENLTDEQKKIRDAYDYFYNKLSEDSLEEYIIRYSIEYEEILKILRDQLLKSQIIYICSTEEESVNVIFENINSKGKNLSTLDMIKNEIFAVEDTIVPKDDAKEIWSNITKNISSIRTSISKERFFRYFWISRYGKSSEKDLYQNFKHNINKSEYLDFLRRLEKSSKCYSEIFGENKEFFINKKWSTGDIDKLFYSINALTQYFSIQQTQLIILALYENYKEGRITTKYFKEILYTLEGFHYIYNAVTRSPNNKLESRYANMARSIFSISKGDLQKSSKQFKKELVGLLPGKEAFISDFLKISYRKKVKSQKGVKENTIAKYTVRKYEEILQANNSSLYGYSVEHIIPESDESTLNIGNLVLLEETLNREAESQDLNFKYTIYKKSSYHSIASFLNKYVSNGDISFTNRDFRERGIDIAESIYQYIVSELSDD
- a CDS encoding aldo/keto reductase; the protein is MEFQTLNNGIKIPVLGFGVWQIFDQKECQKAVEDALSVGYRLIDTASLYRNEEAVGRAIKASGIPREDIFLTSKAWISQLGYEDTKLALKETLRKLDTDYLDLYLIHQPFGDLHGAWRAMIELQHEGLIRAIGVSNFSTGRLADFALQTPVIPAVNQIELHPYKQHKLIQKADKEFGTLTQAWAPFHRGEDGIFQDSTLTAIAEKHGKTVAQVILRWQTQQGILTIPKSTHIERMKENFDSFDFHLDQADLDAISKLDRYPNAYGPDESVERIKHLLKYSV
- a CDS encoding LysR family transcriptional regulator codes for the protein MNFQQCRYVQTIAETGSFSKAAKKLFLTQPNLSASIRDLEEELGVQLFERSNTGAKLTDDGHDFLKYAKRILGELDLLEGRYRKSFKKSFTVASHHYDFLSLPMAHIAQRFRSDYQEFQLIETTTRKILKSVESFESDLGIIYLDEDNDHILERSFQHMDLTFTPLGEFETKIFLGRQHPLAHKKSLNLKDLEGYPQVRFRQESSGIHFDEDPLEVLPDQQVIYSNDRGSVMNLLCASDSYASGLGIVNSFIKDQIVLLPLKNSPKHTLGFVTNNKQKQSAIIQAFIEEIQDSLLPHH
- a CDS encoding CPBP family intramembrane glutamic endopeptidase yields the protein MTKKEIKALILLGISIVFANLVLRLLLKPLPENIAYLIKTLGLMCLYYFLVQRRLGLKIKSTKKISWSETLGVCWFLLLADFFYVSAVALGISKAPHMIGTALVIALGAGFFEEYFFRGLFLKLAFQDGIRSSKQVLGVVFLSAIIFGLAHLGNLTHQPLNATLFQVYYATAIGIFFAAIYLRTGSLWWTIILHCLVDFASVLLSQSTQAAPATSIWHFIFWLPLIALGLFLIRPKKLKAIRYLND